In Persicimonas caeni, a single window of DNA contains:
- a CDS encoding extensin family protein yields MCPNYRLIVIALLSFVGLVMAPPATFADGEHDKATKSQPTTAELEARARARELGDRDYPLHDLPREVDGDVECPEIELVEYSGEVIPYNRPIEVNKDFRKRLIRFEKMVGELATLVYGRPPARIVHAGGHTCRTVGNRGKKLSEHAFGHAIDVAGFDFEATGEGGEEGGEKVARIATAFSIRLEDHWDATEGFEAKHALFLRLLADELKERGPFSTMLGPAYGGHDTFFHFDFGPQFFFRI; encoded by the coding sequence ATGTGCCCGAATTATCGCTTGATTGTCATCGCTTTGCTGAGCTTCGTGGGATTGGTGATGGCGCCGCCGGCCACCTTTGCCGACGGGGAGCACGACAAGGCAACCAAGAGTCAGCCTACGACCGCAGAGCTTGAGGCGAGGGCGCGAGCCCGCGAGCTCGGCGACCGCGACTACCCGCTGCACGACCTGCCGCGCGAGGTCGACGGGGACGTCGAGTGTCCGGAGATCGAGCTGGTCGAGTACTCCGGCGAGGTGATTCCTTACAATCGCCCCATCGAGGTGAACAAGGACTTTCGCAAGCGGCTGATACGCTTCGAAAAGATGGTCGGCGAGCTGGCGACCCTGGTCTACGGCCGCCCGCCGGCGCGCATCGTCCACGCCGGCGGCCACACCTGCAGAACCGTCGGCAACCGCGGAAAAAAGCTCAGCGAGCACGCCTTCGGCCACGCGATCGACGTCGCCGGGTTCGACTTCGAGGCCACTGGGGAGGGCGGCGAGGAGGGCGGCGAAAAGGTGGCGCGCATCGCCACCGCATTCTCCATTCGCCTCGAAGACCACTGGGACGCCACCGAGGGTTTCGAGGCCAAACACGCGCTGTTCCTGCGCCTTCTGGCCGACGAACTCAAGGAGCGCGGCCCCTTTAGCACCATGCTCGGGCCGGCCTACGGCGGCCACGACACGTTCTTTCACTTCGATTTCGGCCCGCAGTTCTTCTTCCGCATCTAA
- a CDS encoding ATP-binding cassette domain-containing protein: MITLRAASLGFAYEGRSDLFEDLHFHLTGGWTGLVGPNGVGKSTLLDLIRGRLTPTAGTLHIEPAGATVAWCPQRVDASTDQIERFATSWTGEAMRWMSLLELDPEDFYRWDELSPGIRKRWQIAAALVERPQLALLDEPTNHLDRAGKAVLVGALEQFDGVGLVVSHDRAFLDRICEQVLWLDRGRLDSYEGGFTRAREVRDEEFARRQAEFESLQRRRKKLEGQLAEQRARASRAETSRSTSSRSQGIRDSDARSMARKRRATRAAASLSGDAGATGSRLAQVKARLEEHEWADERGGVLRVESASSRKSVVVRCACGKVGFGAVTVFDALDFVLVRGQRVWLDAPNGSGKTTLIRSLLAADGLAAAEVLYLPQHLDGAEARALLDDVRALPHNRLGEVMQRVDALGVDPDRLLGGTTLSPGEARKLMLARGLGQECALAVLDEPTNHLDIDSIERLEAALAQFEGALLLVSHDEAFARAVTDERWTIEDRDLLYLGSHTGSL, from the coding sequence ATGATAACTCTGCGCGCGGCGAGCCTCGGGTTCGCTTATGAAGGTCGCTCTGACCTGTTCGAAGACCTCCATTTTCATCTCACCGGCGGATGGACCGGTTTGGTGGGCCCCAACGGAGTCGGCAAAAGCACGTTGCTCGACCTGATTCGCGGGCGGCTTACACCGACGGCCGGTACCCTGCATATCGAGCCCGCGGGGGCGACCGTGGCGTGGTGTCCGCAGCGTGTCGACGCGTCGACCGACCAGATCGAGCGGTTTGCCACGAGTTGGACGGGGGAGGCGATGCGATGGATGTCGCTTCTGGAGCTCGACCCCGAGGACTTTTACCGATGGGACGAGCTCTCGCCGGGCATTCGCAAGCGATGGCAGATCGCGGCGGCGCTCGTGGAGCGCCCGCAATTGGCCTTGCTCGACGAGCCGACCAACCACCTCGATCGGGCTGGCAAGGCGGTGCTCGTCGGGGCGCTCGAGCAGTTCGATGGTGTGGGGCTGGTCGTCTCTCACGATCGCGCATTTCTCGATCGGATATGCGAGCAGGTGTTGTGGCTCGATCGTGGTCGCTTGGATAGCTACGAAGGTGGCTTTACCCGGGCTCGAGAAGTGCGCGACGAGGAGTTCGCGCGGCGTCAGGCCGAGTTCGAGTCTTTGCAACGCCGGCGAAAGAAGCTCGAAGGTCAACTCGCCGAGCAGCGCGCCCGGGCCAGCCGTGCCGAGACGTCCCGCTCGACGAGCAGTCGCTCCCAGGGGATCCGGGACTCGGACGCGCGTAGCATGGCCCGCAAAAGAAGGGCGACGCGGGCAGCCGCTTCGCTTTCGGGCGACGCGGGGGCGACGGGCTCGCGCCTTGCGCAGGTGAAGGCGCGGTTGGAGGAGCACGAATGGGCGGACGAGCGCGGCGGCGTACTTCGTGTGGAGTCGGCCTCCAGTCGCAAGTCGGTGGTCGTGCGATGTGCGTGCGGGAAGGTCGGATTTGGCGCCGTCACGGTCTTCGACGCGCTCGACTTTGTCCTCGTGCGCGGCCAGCGCGTCTGGCTCGACGCTCCCAACGGCAGCGGCAAAACGACGCTGATCCGAAGCCTGCTCGCCGCAGATGGGTTGGCGGCGGCCGAGGTGCTCTACTTGCCCCAGCACCTCGATGGAGCCGAGGCTAGGGCGCTGCTCGACGACGTTCGAGCGCTGCCCCACAACAGGCTGGGCGAGGTCATGCAGCGTGTCGACGCGCTCGGTGTCGACCCGGACAGGCTTCTCGGAGGCACGACGCTCTCGCCCGGAGAAGCGCGCAAGCTCATGCTCGCCCGCGGCCTCGGCCAAGAGTGCGCGCTCGCCGTGCTCGACGAGCCCACCAATCACCTCGACATCGATTCGATCGAGCGCCTCGAGGCTGCCCTGGCACAATTCGAGGGGGCACTGTTGCTGGTGTCGCACGACGAGGCCTTCGCCCGCGCCGTGACAGACGAGCGATGGACAATCGAGGACCGAGATCTTTTGTATCTCGGCTCACACACCGGTAGTCTGTGA
- a CDS encoding glycoside hydrolase family 15 protein, with amino-acid sequence MTSARSRRYCPITEYGIIGDMKSAALVAADGSIDWCCWPRFDSSPVFHRLLDADDGGFFCVQPCDSYSTTRRYVDGTNVLETRFTTEAGEVVLTDFMPVHAPEEQGGEDDCRRIVRRLEGVRGRVEVDVLIAPTFDWGRTAAQVERRADGIMLTAADESVVVDGSVNFEEAAAGKLRARCVVGEGDEVWVSVAYSDETNRPQPFGGAEARRRLDETVDYWRGWMDKCAYEGPCAGAVRRSALVLKLLTYAPTGAVIAAPTTSLPEEIGGVRNWDYRYVWLRDAGLILESLQHLGYHDEAMAFWDWLEDLCLSGENQMQNIYRVDGTTELPEQCLDHLEGYEGSQPVRIGNSAVDQLQLDRFGQILDAGYICQTEMREPHPDLKPVLGLLADQAAERWHEPDHGIWEMRSEPRHLVHSKLMCWVALDRALRLNERGWLDGNVDKWRDARQEIREAIEERGFNAEMGAFTQTFDGDALDASTLLIPLVGFLEPDDPRVHSTIDCIQDELMEQGLVQRYRTSDGLPGEEGAFVLCSFWLVSALATCGRRDEARELFGDLVERTNDLGLLAEEVTCGDVDFLGNFPQGFSHLALIDAAHRLAT; translated from the coding sequence ATGACGTCCGCTCGATCGCGCCGTTACTGCCCGATCACCGAGTACGGGATCATCGGAGACATGAAGTCGGCCGCCCTGGTTGCCGCCGACGGCTCCATCGACTGGTGCTGTTGGCCGCGCTTCGACAGCTCTCCCGTTTTTCATCGACTGCTCGACGCCGATGACGGCGGCTTCTTTTGCGTCCAGCCCTGTGATTCCTACTCGACGACGCGCCGATACGTCGACGGGACTAATGTCCTCGAGACGCGGTTTACCACCGAAGCCGGCGAGGTCGTGCTCACCGACTTCATGCCCGTTCATGCGCCTGAGGAGCAGGGCGGCGAGGACGATTGTCGCCGAATTGTTCGGCGCTTGGAGGGCGTGCGGGGCCGCGTCGAAGTCGACGTTCTTATCGCGCCGACCTTCGATTGGGGGCGGACAGCGGCGCAGGTCGAGCGTCGCGCGGACGGCATCATGTTGACGGCCGCCGATGAATCGGTCGTCGTGGACGGCTCGGTGAACTTCGAAGAGGCCGCGGCCGGCAAGCTTCGCGCCCGGTGCGTGGTGGGGGAGGGCGACGAGGTCTGGGTGAGCGTCGCTTACAGTGACGAGACGAACCGTCCCCAACCTTTCGGTGGTGCGGAGGCGCGTCGCCGGCTCGATGAGACTGTCGATTATTGGCGTGGGTGGATGGACAAGTGCGCCTACGAAGGTCCCTGCGCCGGGGCTGTCAGGCGCAGCGCGCTTGTGCTCAAGTTGTTGACCTACGCGCCCACCGGGGCTGTGATCGCAGCCCCCACGACCTCGCTGCCCGAAGAGATCGGCGGTGTACGTAACTGGGACTACCGGTACGTCTGGTTGCGCGACGCGGGGCTCATCCTCGAGTCGTTGCAGCACCTGGGTTACCACGACGAGGCGATGGCCTTTTGGGATTGGCTCGAAGACTTGTGCCTGTCTGGGGAAAACCAGATGCAGAATATCTACCGCGTCGACGGCACCACCGAGCTTCCCGAGCAGTGTTTGGATCACCTGGAGGGCTACGAAGGCTCGCAACCGGTGCGCATCGGAAACTCCGCGGTCGACCAACTCCAGCTCGACCGCTTCGGCCAGATTCTCGACGCGGGTTATATCTGCCAGACGGAGATGCGCGAGCCTCACCCGGACCTCAAGCCGGTGCTCGGCTTGTTGGCCGACCAGGCCGCCGAGCGCTGGCACGAGCCCGACCACGGCATTTGGGAGATGCGCAGCGAGCCTCGCCACCTCGTTCACTCGAAGCTGATGTGCTGGGTGGCCCTCGACCGTGCGCTGCGGCTGAACGAGCGCGGCTGGCTCGACGGGAACGTCGACAAATGGCGAGACGCTCGCCAGGAGATTCGCGAGGCGATCGAGGAGCGCGGGTTCAACGCCGAGATGGGGGCGTTCACCCAGACCTTCGACGGCGACGCGCTCGACGCCAGCACGCTGCTCATCCCATTGGTGGGCTTTCTCGAGCCGGACGATCCGCGCGTGCATTCGACGATCGACTGCATCCAAGACGAGCTGATGGAGCAGGGGCTCGTGCAGCGGTACCGCACCTCCGACGGCTTGCCCGGAGAGGAGGGCGCGTTTGTGCTGTGTAGTTTCTGGCTCGTGTCGGCGCTGGCGACCTGCGGCCGTCGAGACGAAGCGCGCGAACTCTTCGGCGATCTCGTCGAGCGCACCAACGACCTCGGCCTGCTCGCCGAGGAGGTCACCTGCGGCGACGTCGATTTTCTGGGCAACTTTCCGCAGGGGTTCTCGCACCTGGCGCTCATCGACGCCGCCCATCGCCTGGCGACGTAG
- a CDS encoding serine/threonine-protein kinase, with protein sequence MSADTSLLGSSWRIGGRYEIRERVGSGAFGVVYRATDAVTGNEVAVKVFDADAGMRATRAWREAAVLRRLNLPGVVRLLDEGRDADGPYLVMPFASGVPFPGPAEHWDANRNTIIISLIELLTCVHGAGIVHGDLKPQNVLVDADGRVTLLDFGTGSWVSGLSCEEQLSRTQGTPAYMAPEQLRGRPATFHSDYYALGVMLYQVLTDSFPHPTDSLSKLVSARVKGPPPRIDAEAFGLSPKLAQAVEGLLSTAADRRVQYLGELVAALDSDQPVSLTPHRPLYLDPHDVVGRAVAAIERGESVDIAGQRGMGKSRCLDEVSRVLRQRGHRVISLIAAEAPFDSLTPLVRQDDRGRGDREQLRQALAAALDEGKLLVADNFEQLDEASRQLLEGERHRGGLIFARHEPVEGGLELQALSIEQLTELFDGPEPIFRLRSEAARQLWLRTGGVPRTIVRQINLWVRHGLAHFRGERVVVPAQQLERLRRGFQLQPASSSMGIFDGEPQLQTLAVWCQLAGSHARAEHLAPLMKRSLASVEAQLDELVERGVASRTDDGRIVIKIDALAASPLSQARVENMHRRLAQGLKPGTPGRLLHLLRAGEDAEVVAEGRAAAAYHDRRGETGLAIAALREAMSACQGSNDADAAYVLFADWTKAALASEETPRIEELLYAIDRAIDRGVPGLERLQALVEVARVASQRPDRSVLDELDALPAFGDNGLELRRQMYRARVAIRCSLELSAQVLDEIEAWVTREKPGREARGSLTGWQASLAYYRGDYARASDLHLRAARIKERPSAKLASIISAVIALMDGLEYEAALEHAEAALARSERLHRHRDQAWCHYLLRSLRYRLGLPLEPADGLHEAFDMLGSPDLCGLLDMVDAAAAFRQGDEARAFEFAREAYTGFEHAGNRRGDALMRALALRCGEEADPFEADKLARFAHSCSAPRIAIQILGLLLDAAPAGRRDWGDKLRELAAAVPEEHRDKRLEVISVAEALAAAEAHR encoded by the coding sequence ATGAGTGCCGACACATCGTTACTGGGATCGAGTTGGCGCATTGGGGGGCGCTACGAGATCCGCGAGCGAGTCGGCTCCGGCGCGTTTGGCGTGGTCTATCGGGCCACTGACGCGGTCACCGGAAACGAAGTGGCCGTCAAAGTCTTCGACGCCGACGCCGGGATGCGCGCCACGCGCGCTTGGCGAGAGGCGGCGGTGTTGCGCCGGCTCAACCTTCCCGGCGTCGTGCGCCTGCTCGATGAGGGGCGCGACGCCGACGGACCTTATCTGGTCATGCCCTTTGCCTCCGGGGTGCCATTTCCCGGGCCCGCCGAGCATTGGGACGCCAACCGAAACACCATCATCATCTCGTTGATCGAGCTGCTCACCTGCGTGCACGGCGCCGGGATCGTGCACGGCGATCTCAAGCCGCAAAATGTGCTGGTCGACGCCGACGGGCGGGTCACCCTGCTCGATTTCGGCACCGGCAGTTGGGTGTCGGGCCTGAGCTGCGAGGAGCAGCTCTCGCGCACTCAGGGCACGCCTGCCTACATGGCCCCCGAGCAGCTGCGCGGGCGTCCGGCGACCTTCCACTCCGACTATTACGCGCTCGGGGTGATGCTCTATCAGGTCCTGACGGACTCGTTCCCGCACCCGACGGACTCGCTGTCCAAACTAGTCAGCGCGCGGGTCAAAGGGCCGCCCCCGCGCATCGACGCCGAGGCCTTCGGCTTGTCGCCGAAGCTCGCGCAGGCGGTCGAAGGGCTTCTGTCGACGGCCGCCGATCGGCGCGTGCAGTACCTGGGCGAGCTGGTCGCCGCGCTCGACAGCGACCAACCGGTCTCGCTGACCCCGCACCGACCGTTGTATCTCGACCCGCACGACGTCGTCGGCCGAGCCGTCGCCGCCATCGAGCGCGGTGAGTCGGTCGATATCGCCGGCCAGCGCGGCATGGGCAAGAGTCGCTGCCTCGACGAGGTGTCGCGGGTGCTGCGTCAACGCGGCCACCGGGTCATCTCGTTGATCGCCGCGGAAGCCCCTTTCGACAGCCTGACGCCGCTGGTGCGCCAAGACGACCGGGGGCGGGGCGACCGTGAGCAGCTTCGCCAGGCGCTCGCGGCCGCGCTCGATGAGGGCAAGCTCCTCGTCGCCGACAACTTCGAGCAGCTCGACGAGGCGAGTCGACAGCTTCTCGAGGGAGAGCGCCATCGAGGCGGGCTCATCTTCGCCCGGCACGAGCCCGTCGAGGGAGGCTTGGAGCTGCAGGCGCTGTCGATAGAGCAGCTCACCGAGCTCTTCGACGGGCCCGAGCCGATCTTTCGGCTTCGCAGCGAGGCGGCTCGTCAGTTGTGGCTTCGCACCGGCGGGGTGCCCCGCACGATCGTGCGCCAGATCAACCTGTGGGTACGCCACGGCCTGGCGCATTTTCGCGGTGAGCGGGTCGTCGTGCCCGCCCAACAGCTCGAGCGTTTGCGCCGCGGCTTCCAGCTGCAGCCGGCCTCCTCCTCGATGGGCATCTTCGACGGCGAGCCCCAACTGCAGACCTTGGCCGTCTGGTGTCAGCTCGCCGGGTCCCACGCGCGGGCCGAGCACCTCGCGCCGTTGATGAAGCGGTCGCTGGCGTCGGTCGAGGCCCAGCTCGACGAACTCGTCGAGCGTGGCGTGGCCTCGCGGACCGACGACGGCAGGATCGTCATCAAGATCGACGCGCTGGCGGCCAGCCCCCTGTCGCAGGCGAGGGTCGAGAATATGCACCGACGGCTGGCCCAGGGGCTGAAGCCCGGCACCCCCGGCCGACTGCTGCACTTGCTTCGCGCCGGCGAGGACGCCGAGGTCGTCGCCGAGGGCCGCGCGGCTGCCGCCTATCACGACCGCCGCGGCGAGACCGGCCTGGCCATCGCCGCGCTTCGCGAGGCTATGAGCGCCTGTCAGGGCAGCAACGATGCGGACGCCGCCTACGTATTGTTCGCCGACTGGACGAAGGCGGCGCTGGCCTCCGAGGAGACCCCGCGCATCGAGGAGTTGCTGTACGCCATCGACCGCGCCATCGATCGGGGGGTGCCTGGCTTGGAACGCCTGCAGGCCCTCGTCGAGGTCGCCCGCGTGGCTTCTCAGCGCCCCGACCGCAGCGTGCTCGACGAGCTCGACGCGTTGCCGGCGTTTGGCGACAACGGTTTGGAGCTTCGCCGTCAGATGTACCGCGCACGCGTGGCCATCCGGTGTTCGCTGGAGCTGTCCGCGCAGGTCCTCGACGAGATCGAGGCGTGGGTGACGCGTGAGAAGCCCGGGCGCGAAGCCCGTGGGAGCTTGACCGGTTGGCAGGCGAGCCTGGCCTATTACAGGGGCGACTATGCCAGGGCTTCCGATTTGCACCTGCGCGCCGCGCGCATCAAGGAGCGGCCATCGGCCAAGCTCGCCTCGATTATCAGCGCGGTGATCGCATTGATGGATGGTCTGGAGTATGAGGCCGCGCTCGAACATGCCGAGGCTGCGCTCGCCCGCTCTGAGAGGCTGCACCGCCACCGAGACCAGGCGTGGTGCCATTACCTGTTGCGCAGCCTTCGCTACCGGCTCGGTTTGCCGCTGGAGCCGGCCGACGGGCTCCACGAGGCGTTCGATATGCTCGGCTCCCCGGACCTGTGTGGCCTGCTCGACATGGTCGACGCCGCCGCCGCGTTCCGACAGGGCGACGAAGCCCGGGCCTTCGAGTTCGCGCGTGAGGCCTATACGGGCTTCGAGCACGCGGGCAACCGACGCGGTGACGCGCTAATGCGCGCCCTCGCCCTGCGATGCGGCGAGGAGGCCGATCCCTTCGAAGCCGACAAGCTCGCCCGGTTTGCCCACAGCTGCTCGGCGCCCCGCATCGCCATCCAGATCTTGGGGCTGTTGCTCGACGCCGCCCCCGCCGGCCGCCGCGACTGGGGCGACAAGCTGCGCGAGTTGGCCGCGGCCGTGCCCGAAGAGCACCGAGACAAGCGCCTCGAGGTGATCAGCGTCGCCGAGGCGCTGGCTGCGGCCGAGGCGCACCGCTGA
- a CDS encoding glutathione peroxidase, which yields MAKLDYTTTITTIDGEEKTLEEYEGKVLLIVNTASECGFTPQFDGLEALWQNFGDEGLVVLGFPCNQFGKQDPGSNDEIADFCRVNYGVTFPMHERIEVNGSNTHPLFEQLKKAARGLLNTSAIKWNFTKFLVAKDGTILERYAPKTKPEDLEADIAEQLRG from the coding sequence ATGGCAAAGCTCGACTACACGACCACCATCACGACCATCGACGGCGAAGAGAAGACCCTCGAGGAGTACGAAGGTAAGGTCTTGCTTATCGTCAACACCGCCAGCGAGTGTGGATTCACGCCGCAATTCGACGGGCTCGAAGCGCTGTGGCAAAATTTCGGCGACGAGGGGTTGGTGGTGCTCGGCTTTCCTTGCAACCAATTTGGCAAGCAGGACCCCGGCAGTAACGATGAGATCGCCGACTTTTGCCGGGTCAACTACGGGGTCACCTTCCCGATGCACGAGCGCATCGAGGTCAACGGCTCGAATACCCACCCGCTCTTCGAACAACTCAAGAAGGCCGCGCGCGGCCTGCTCAACACGAGCGCTATCAAGTGGAATTTCACCAAGTTTTTGGTCGCCAAAGATGGCACGATTCTCGAGCGCTATGCCCCCAAGACGAAACCCGAAGATCTCGAGGCCGATATCGCCGAGCAGTTGCGCGGCTAA
- a CDS encoding CBM96 family carbohydrate-binding protein: MNWFKWKSVLICTMLVWAVGCTESNTGEQPLVDAGSDVGEDIGTDADAGTDTGEDVGEDVGEDVGEDVGEDVGEDVDAAPSCVEDMCGVCDDDPTNDCVQDCNGDWGGSATEDMCGTCDDDPSNDCVQDCAGTWGGSATADNCGVCDDDPSNDCVEDCAGTWGGSAVVDDCGTCDDDPTNDCDCAGTPGGSATEDMCGTCDEDPSNDCVQDCNGVWGGDATLDGCGTCDNDPSNDCVNDCNGVPGGPAELDMCGTCDDDPSNDCEQDCAGTWGGSAVEDMCGTCDDDPSNDCAQDCAGTWGGSAVEDMCGTCDDDPNNDCVQDCNGDWGGSATTDVCGRCVDGNTGKTACPTVELSPVADATLKSSAGDTNYGSDTSLEIRPTSYSDSDVLMRFDLSSLPQDIAIQGVQLQALAYDGFAYGGDGNVYTHFVADDTWDESTVTWNNQPTADATRSGHWWLWYGYSNPTEKLGVNADPALAAIVEQEYEGDGLLSVLLSSPGYRTSYRSREYSDSAKHPKLVVGYLPLTTETLEPSADAWVDSSSTNRGSEQSLYVRSSNRGEVYLRFDLSALPAGAQIVEARLTMIAYDGFAYGGDGNVYTRLVSDDSWTEGGINGTNKPAAAADNLGYWWLWYNHSMTNEQTGSFSTVELRDAVQTESEGDSQISVRLHSSGYDTTYYSREYSDAAKRPKLELQYVLP; encoded by the coding sequence ATGAACTGGTTCAAGTGGAAGAGCGTGCTGATCTGCACCATGCTTGTATGGGCAGTCGGCTGTACGGAGTCGAACACGGGCGAGCAACCACTCGTCGACGCTGGAAGCGACGTGGGCGAAGATATCGGAACCGACGCCGACGCCGGTACGGACACGGGCGAGGATGTCGGTGAGGACGTCGGTGAAGATGTCGGCGAAGACGTCGGTGAAGATGTCGGCGAGGACGTCGACGCCGCGCCCAGCTGTGTCGAGGACATGTGCGGGGTGTGCGACGACGACCCGACCAACGATTGTGTCCAGGATTGCAACGGCGATTGGGGCGGCAGCGCCACCGAAGACATGTGCGGCACCTGCGACGACGACCCCTCGAACGACTGCGTTCAGGACTGCGCGGGCACCTGGGGCGGCAGCGCTACGGCCGACAACTGCGGCGTGTGTGACGACGATCCGTCGAACGATTGCGTCGAAGACTGCGCGGGCACCTGGGGCGGCAGCGCCGTGGTCGACGACTGCGGTACCTGCGACGACGATCCGACCAACGACTGCGACTGCGCGGGCACGCCGGGCGGAAGCGCCACCGAAGACATGTGCGGCACCTGCGACGAAGATCCGAGCAACGACTGCGTTCAGGACTGCAACGGCGTGTGGGGCGGCGACGCCACGCTCGACGGCTGCGGCACCTGCGACAACGACCCGAGCAACGACTGCGTCAACGACTGCAACGGCGTGCCTGGCGGCCCGGCCGAGCTCGACATGTGCGGCACCTGCGACGACGATCCGTCGAACGACTGTGAGCAGGACTGCGCAGGCACCTGGGGCGGCAGCGCCGTCGAGGACATGTGCGGCACCTGCGACGACGACCCGAGCAACGACTGCGCCCAAGACTGCGCGGGCACCTGGGGCGGCAGCGCCGTCGAGGACATGTGCGGCACCTGCGACGACGACCCGAACAACGACTGCGTGCAGGACTGCAACGGCGACTGGGGCGGCAGCGCCACCACCGACGTGTGCGGACGCTGCGTGGACGGCAACACCGGCAAGACCGCATGCCCGACCGTCGAGCTGAGCCCGGTCGCCGACGCGACCCTCAAGTCGTCCGCCGGCGACACGAACTACGGCTCGGACACCTCGCTCGAGATCCGGCCCACCAGCTACAGCGACTCCGACGTGCTGATGCGCTTCGACCTGTCGAGCCTGCCCCAGGACATCGCCATTCAGGGCGTCCAACTGCAGGCGCTGGCTTATGACGGCTTCGCCTACGGCGGCGACGGCAACGTCTACACCCACTTCGTTGCCGACGACACTTGGGACGAGTCGACGGTGACTTGGAACAACCAGCCCACCGCCGACGCCACCCGCTCGGGTCACTGGTGGCTGTGGTACGGCTACAGCAACCCGACCGAGAAACTCGGTGTCAACGCCGACCCGGCGCTGGCGGCTATCGTCGAGCAAGAGTACGAAGGCGACGGCCTGCTCAGCGTGCTGCTCAGCTCGCCGGGCTACCGCACCTCGTACCGCTCGCGCGAGTACTCCGACTCGGCCAAGCATCCCAAGCTCGTGGTCGGCTACCTTCCTCTGACGACCGAGACCCTCGAGCCCAGCGCCGACGCCTGGGTCGACAGCTCTTCGACCAACCGCGGCAGCGAGCAGAGCCTGTACGTGCGCTCGAGCAACCGTGGCGAGGTCTACCTGCGCTTCGACCTGAGCGCGCTGCCTGCCGGCGCCCAGATCGTCGAGGCTCGCCTGACGATGATCGCCTACGACGGGTTCGCCTACGGCGGCGACGGCAATGTCTACACCCGCTTGGTCAGCGACGACTCGTGGACCGAAGGCGGCATCAACGGCACCAACAAGCCTGCAGCCGCCGCCGATAACCTGGGCTACTGGTGGTTGTGGTACAACCACAGCATGACCAACGAGCAGACCGGCTCGTTCAGCACCGTCGAGCTGCGCGACGCGGTGCAGACCGAATCCGAAGGCGACAGCCAAATCTCGGTGCGCCTGCACAGCTCCGGCTACGACACCACCTACTACTCTCGTGAGTATTCGGACGCCGCCAAGCGTCCCAAGCTCGAGCTGCAGTACGTCCTTCCCTGA